AAGAAATCAGAGGTATCGGTAACGGTCCGATCAACTCCTTCGTACACGCACTGGATGAAGCTGGCTTGAAGCAATTCAATCTCGTCGACTATCGCTCACACGCCGTGCGCGGCGGTTCGGATTCGGATTCTGCGGCCTATATCCAACTGCAAGGCAAAGACGGTAACATCGTCTGGGGCTGCGGCGTGGATCCGTCCATCGAGATGGCCGGCCTCAAAGCTTTGGTCAGTGCATGGAACCTGCTGGAAAAATAGAAAATCTAGCGTAGATAGTCTCATCGAGTCCCTGATCACATGGTAGAATTTAAATTATTAGGAATCCCTGTTAGAGTAGAAGCCATCTTTTGGATCACGCTTGGCCTGCTGGGCTTTATCGGCATAGGCATCGAAGGCAATGGCCTACTACTCATTGCCCTCTTCGTTCTCGCAGGATTCATCTCCATTTTAATCCATGAAATGGGGCATGCCCTGATGATCAGGAAATACGGGCTACCTACGCAGGTCGTCTTGGCGGCTTTCGGAGGCTACGCGCAGTATCCAGCCGGCTACTTGACCAGGAAACAGGATTTCCTGGTCACTCTAGCTGGCCCGGCATCCCAGCTATTATGCGGACTTGGTGTATTCTTTGCACTACCCTACCTCCAACTACCAAACAACCTGGTGAATGAGTTTCTGTGGTTCTTCCTATTCGTCAGTATCTTTTGGTCCGTACTCAACTGCTTGCCAGTTCTA
This sequence is a window from Rubritalea squalenifaciens DSM 18772. Protein-coding genes within it:
- a CDS encoding metalloprotease, producing MVEFKLLGIPVRVEAIFWITLGLLGFIGIGIEGNGLLLIALFVLAGFISILIHEMGHALMIRKYGLPTQVVLAAFGGYAQYPAGYLTRKQDFLVTLAGPASQLLCGLGVFFALPYLQLPNNLVNEFLWFFLFVSIFWSVLNCLPVLPLDGGRMLAAIMGPRRLRQVLMVSIVTAVAVALFAVFMQAMFGAILMGMFAYQNIQDLKRVP